A genomic stretch from Anas platyrhynchos isolate ZD024472 breed Pekin duck chromosome 25, IASCAAS_PekinDuck_T2T, whole genome shotgun sequence includes:
- the PHLDB1 gene encoding pleckstrin homology-like domain family B member 1 isoform X7 has translation MLGSVVHPRAGSTCRPRQLVGAAGTLPRRLPLSTRSRTGWQPVPGIARSLRAGTMEAPSRSAASPTRRVQTIIQNSPLDLIDTGKGLKVQTEKPHLVSLGSGRLSTAITLLPLEEGRTTIGTAAKDIVLQGPGLAPEHCYIENTRGTLTLHPCGNACAIDGVKIQRPTRLTQGCTICLGQATFLRFNHPAEAKWMKSMIPAGGRSPAAVYGLPAKPEALVNGGRPLPLHELAAGERAQPSHSSLVSSIEKDLQDIMDSLVLEEPASPSKKPSPRGPSPLCSSVVNGGGRCLLSPPLSPGATSGGSSYENASPPFSPLSSPTSSGGYASHSPSSQEQGPAVPPVVPLRSSSYNHTVQPPSQRLPALPYGGHGETRPAEPPRAWQAVPDTPVAPVSIGLGEHRAGSPRAQPSGSPRLTPRTPLGSSVPRARAALQERPPSPFREPRDPQAPSPARQPAARVLPDASGPARAAAGLQPPESPRAARRTVESMRELPPLSPSLSRRAASPRAAPETPSPQPRLGREVPGSPRSRRKGHEEPSPAAGRSSRAGSPSSPLLAEPSPRRPSFGSCLSPAYSLGSLAMPSPRQSPRAQRKLSGDVRLPAGVRERKNSITEISDNEDELLEYHRRQREERMREQEMERLERQRLETILNLCAEYTKTDGAELGHAPRLLAGDGDAGRQAPRGAPEELGVLRQRESLERSDEENLKEECSSTESTHHEHEELVGPRAKEAQRLEEERACVLSRLDELKGHVKDLEQQLQEMLREAEMERALLQGEREAEAVRLQQEQEVVQQLQEKLSSLDASIQKERDKERAKLDAERKELEKLRALYNESKSHLDNCPESMREQLREQMRREAEALETETKLFEDLEFQQLERESRLEEERETRSQQLLQSRAEYHRSIAHRKDRVAALDAQAAQIHLQSAQEAERLARERNSVLQLLQKEKEKLVSLERRYQLVTGGRSFPKMPSALKEETLHISEPYELLEGTKPLSPLPGAAASLASPPAHSYPKAQEEYMRLSDVFRFYSNAYGSSLDTKASAAAPAAAQRSFLLAVPSAANEMEKQLPGGPAWLPPLDLEKWYQEVMAGFETSSSPLSPCSSPPPLPAKAHSSQKSLQVYRAKLEGDSAALPPRMKSSTPSSSQLNISALGRSPSPKGPPHAQSHAGSLPRNLAATLQDIETKRQLALQQKADPLSAEPLQPGDAPGQQVIEEQKRRLAELKQKAAAEAQSQWEALHGQPPFPTSYPPLMHHSILHHHHAHSVGPRAEELDHAYDTLSLESSDSMETSISTGTNSACSPDNMSSTSGMDAGKIEEMEKMLKEAHAEKSRLMESREREMELRRQALEDERRRREQLERRLQDETTRRQKLVEKEVKLREKHFSQARPLTRYLPIRKEDFDLRLHIESSGHSVDTCYHVILTEKMCKGYLVKMGGKIKSWKKRWFVFDRMKRTLSYYVDKHETKLKGVIYFQAIEEVYYDHLRSAAKSPNPALTFCVKTHDRLYYVVAPSAEAMRIWMDVIVTGAEGYTQFMS, from the exons ATGCTGGGGAGCGTGGTCCACCCGCGGGCGGGCAGCACTTGCCGGCCCCGGCAGCTtgtgggggctgcggggactCTGCCACGGAGGCTCCCGCTCAGCACCCGCTCCAGGACGGGGTGGCAG CCCGTGCCTGGTATCGCCAGGAGCCTGCGTGCAGGCACCATGGAGGCACCCAGCAGGAGCGCCGCCAGCCCAACCCGCAGGGTGCAGACCATCATCCAG AACAGCCCCCTGGACCTGATCGACACGGGCAAGGGGCTGAAGGTGCAGACGGAGAAGCCCCACTTGGTGAGCCTGGGCAGCGGCCGCCTGAGCACTGCCATCACCCTGCTGCCCCTGGAGGAAG GGAGGACCACGATCGGCACGGCTGCGAAGGACATCGTCCTGCAGGGCCCTGGGCTGGCTCCTGAGCACTGCTACATCGAGAACACGCGGGGCACGCTCACCCTGCACCCCTGTGGCAACGCCTGCGCCATCGATGGAGTAAAGATCCAGCGGCCCACGCGCCTCACCCAAG GTTGCACCATCTGCCTGGGCCAGGCGACCTTCCTGCGCTTCAACCACCCTGCTGAAGCCAAGTGGATGAAGAGCATGATCCCGGCAGGGGGCAGGAGCCCCGCCGCCGTCTACGGGCTGCCAGCGA AGCCCGAGGCCCTGGTGAACGGCGGCCGCCCGCTGCCCCTGCACGAGCTGGCGGCGGGGGAGCGCGCCCAGCCCAGCCACAGCTCCCTGGTGAGCTCCATCGAGAAGGACCTGCAGGACATCATGGACTcgctggtgctggaggagccgGCGTCCCCCAGCAAGAAGCCGTCTCCCCGCGGCCCGTCCCCGCTCTGCTCCTCCGTGGTGAACGGGGGTGGGCGCTGCCTCCTGTCCCCCCCGCTGAGCCCCGGCGCCACCTCGGGGGGCTCCAGCTACGAGAACGCCTCGCCGCCCTTCTCGCCTCTCTCCTCGCCCACCAGCAGCGGGGGCTACGCCAGCCACTCgcccagcagccaggagcagggcccGGCCGTGCCCCCCGTGGTGCCGCTCCGCTCCTCCAGCTACAACCACACCGTGCAGCCCCCCTCGCAGCGCCTGCCCGCGCTGCCCTACGGGGGACACGGCGAAACGCGGccggcagagcccccccgagcTTGGCAGGCCGTCCCGGACACCCCCGTGGCCCCCGTTTCCATCGGCCTCGGGGAGCACCGAGCAGGCAGCCCCCGTGCCCAGCCCTCCGGGAGCCCCCGGCtgacccccaggacccctctGGGCTCCTCGGTGCCGCGGGCGCGGGCAGCCCTACAAGAGCGGCCCCCCAGCCCTTTCAGGGAGCCCAGGGACccccaagcccccagccccgcccgGCAGCCCGCAGCCAGGGTGCTCCCAGATGCTTCGGGGCCAGCCAGAGCAGccgcagggctgcagccccccgagAGCCCGCGGGCAGCCCGCAGGACTGTGGAGAGCATGCGGGAGCTGCCCCCGCTGAGCCCCTCCTTGTCCCGCCGGGCTGCCAgcccccgggcagccccggagaccccctccccgcagcccaggctgggcagagaggtTCCCGGGAGCCCCCGCAGCAGGCGCAAGGGCCACGAGGAGccgagccctgcagcagggaggagcagcagggctgggagccccTCGTCTCCGCTGCTGGCAGAGCCGTCCCCGCGCCGCCCCAGCTTCGGCTCCTGCCTGAGCCCCGCGTACAGCCTGGGCTCCCTGGCCATGCCCTCGCCCCGGCAGAGCCCCCGCGCCCAGAGGAAGCTGTCGGGGGACGTGCGGCTGCCCGCGGGCGTGCGGGAGCGCAAGAACAGCATCACCGAGATCAGCGACAACGAGGACGAGCTGCTGGAGTACCACCGGCGGCAGCGCGAGGAGCGGATGCGGGAGCAGGAGATGGAGCGCCTG GAGCGGCAGCGCCTGGAGACCATCCTCAACCTCTGCGCCGAGTACACCAAGACGGATGGCGCGGAGCTGGGCCATGCGCCCCGGCTCCTGGCCGGGGATGGGGACGCTGGCCGGcaggcacccaggggtgcccccGAGGAGCTGGGCGTGCTGCGGCAGAGGGAGAGCCTGGAGAGGTCGGATGAGGAGAACCTGAAAGAAGAGTGTAGCAGCACCGAGAGCACCCACCACGAG CATGAGGAGCTGGTGGGTCCCCGTGCCAAGGAGGCACAGCGGCTGGAGGAGGAGCGAGCCTGCGTGCTCAGTCGCCTGGACGAGCTGAAAGGCCACGTCAAGGACCTGGAGCAACagctgcaggagatgctgcGAGAG GCGGAGATGGAGCgggccctgctgcagggcgagcgggaggcggaggcggtgcggctgcagcaggagcaggaggtggtgcagcagctgcaggagaagcTCTCCAGCCTGGACGCCAGCATCCAGAAGGAGCGGGACAAG GAAAGGGCAAAGCTTGATGCTGAAAGGAAGGAGCTAGAGAAACTCCGGGCGCTTTACAATGAGTCGAAGAGCCACCTTGATAACTGCCCTGAGTCTATGCGGGAGCAGTTGCGGGAGCAGATGCGAAGG GAAGCGGAGGCCCTGGAGACGGAGACCAAGCTGTTTGAGGACCTGGAGttccagcagctggagagggAGAGCCGGCTCGAGGAGGAGCGCGAGACAcggagccagcagctgctgcagagcagggctgagtACCACCGCAGCATCGCCCACAGGAAG GACCGGGTGGCTGCCCTGGATGCTCAGGCTGCCCAGATCCATCTGCAGAGCGCCCAGGAGGCTGAACGCCTGGCCAGGGAGAGGAACAgcgtcctgcagctcctgcagaag GAGAAGGAGAAGCTTGTGTCTCTGGAGAGGCGATACCAGCTCGTCACAGGCGGCAGGAGCTTCCCCAAGATGCCCTCGGCACTCAAAGAG GAAACCCTCCATATCTCAGAGCCTTATGAGCTGTTAGAGGGAACTAAGCCCCTGAGCcccctgccaggagcagctgcctccttagcttctcctcctgcccacTCCTACCCCAAGGCGCAAGAG GAGTACATGAGGCTGTCTGACGTTTTCAGGTTCTACAGCAATGCCTATGGCTCCAGCCTGGACACTaaagcttctgctgctgcccctgctgctgctcagcgcTCTTTCTTGCTTGCTGTGCCCTCTGCAGCCAACGAG ATGGAGAAGCAGCTCCCAGGGGGCCCAGCGTGGCTCCCGCCTCTTGATTTAGAGAAGTGGTACCAGGAGGTCATGGCTGGCTTTGagacctcctcctcccctctctctccTTGTTCTTCCCCTCCTCCGCTTCCAGCTAAAGCTCACTCTTCTCAAAAGTCTCTCCAG GTCTACCGTGCCAAACTGGAGGGCGACAGCGCCGCGCTCCCCCCTCGGATGAAGAGCAGCACCCCGTCATCCTCGCAGCTCAACATCTCCGCGCTGGGGCGCAGCCCCTCGCCCAAG GGCCCCCCGCACGCCCAGAGCCACGCGGGCAGCTTGCCACGCAACCTGGCGGCCACGCTGCAGGACATCGAGACCAAGCGCCAGCTGGCCCTGCAGCAGAAGG CCGACCCGCTCTCGGCAGAGCCCTTGCAGCCAGGCGATGCACCAG GTCAGCAGGTGATCGAGGAGCAGAAGCGGCGCCTGGCAGAGCTGAAGCAGAAAGCGGCAGCCGAGGCTCAGTCCCAGTGGGAAGCCCTGCACGGGCagccccccttccccacctcctaCCCCCCGCTCATGCATCACTCCATCCTCCATCACCACCATGCCCACAGCGTGGGGCCCCGGGCTGAGGAGCTGGACCACGCGTACGACACCCTCAGCCTGGAGAGCTCGGACAGCATGGAGACCAGCATCTCCACGGGCACCAACTCGGCCTGCTCACCCGATAACATGTCCAG CACGAGCGGGATGGACGCAGGAAAGATCGAGGAGATGGAGAAGATGCTGAAGGAGGCGCACGCCGAGAAGTCGCGGCTCATGGAGTCCCGG gaaCGGGAGATGGAGCTGCGGCGGCAGGCGCTGGAGGACGAGCGGCGGCGCCGGGAGCAGCTGGAGCGCCGGCTGCAGGACGAGACCACACGCCGGCAGaagctggtggagaaggaggtcAAGCTGCGGGAGAAACACTTCTCACAG GCCCGGCCCCTGACACGGTACCTCCCCATCCGCAAGGAGGATTTTGACCTGCGGCTGCACATCGAGTCCTCAGGGCACAGCGTGGACACCTGCTACCATGTCATCCTGACAGAGAAGATGTGCAAGGGCTACCTGGTTAAGATGGGGGGCAAGATAAAGTCTTGGAAGAAACGCTGGTTTGTCTTCGACCGCATGAAGCGCACGCTCTCCTACTACGTGG ATAAACACGAGACAAAGCTGAAGGGCGTCATCTACTTCCAAGCCATCGAAGAGGTTTACTACGACCACCTCCGCAGCGCCGCTAAG
- the PHLDB1 gene encoding pleckstrin homology-like domain family B member 1 isoform X3, which translates to MLGSVVHPRAGSTCRPRQLVGAAGTLPRRLPLSTRSRTGWQPVPGIARSLRAGTMEAPSRSAASPTRRVQTIIQNSPLDLIDTGKGLKVQTEKPHLVSLGSGRLSTAITLLPLEEGRTTIGTAAKDIVLQGPGLAPEHCYIENTRGTLTLHPCGNACAIDGVKIQRPTRLTQGCTICLGQATFLRFNHPAEAKWMKSMIPAGGRSPAAVYGLPAKPEALVNGGRPLPLHELAAGERAQPSHSSLVSSIEKDLQDIMDSLVLEEPASPSKKPSPRGPSPLCSSVVNGGGRCLLSPPLSPGATSGGSSYENASPPFSPLSSPTSSGGYASHSPSSQEQGPAVPPVVPLRSSSYNHTVQPPSQRLPALPYGGHGETRPAEPPRAWQAVPDTPVAPVSIGLGEHRAGSPRAQPSGSPRLTPRTPLGSSVPRARAALQERPPSPFREPRDPQAPSPARQPAARVLPDASGPARAAAGLQPPESPRAARRTVESMRELPPLSPSLSRRAASPRAAPETPSPQPRLGREVPGSPRSRRKGHEEPSPAAGRSSRAGSPSSPLLAEPSPRRPSFGSCLSPAYSLGSLAMPSPRQSPRAQRKLSGDVRLPAGVRERKNSITEISDNEDELLEYHRRQREERMREQEMERLERQRLETILNLCAEYTKTDGAELGHAPRLLAGDGDAGRQAPRGAPEELGVLRQRESLERSDEENLKEECSSTESTHHEHEELVGPRAKEAQRLEEERACVLSRLDELKGHVKDLEQQLQEMLREAEMERALLQGEREAEAVRLQQEQEVVQQLQEKLSSLDASIQKERDKERAKLDAERKELEKLRALYNESKSHLDNCPESMREQLREQMRREAEALETETKLFEDLEFQQLERESRLEEERETRSQQLLQSRAEYHRSIAHRKDRVAALDAQAAQIHLQSAQEAERLARERNSVLQLLQKEKEKLVSLERRYQLVTGGRSFPKMPSALKEETLHISEPYELLEGTKPLSPLPGAAASLASPPAHSYPKAQEEYMRLSDVFRFYSNAYGSSLDTKASAAAPAAAQRSFLLAVPSAANEYVTVEQLSGILCSVCAPAASPLGRAPPAPSSPPPPPPPVLALSSPSISSEMEKQLPGGPAWLPPLDLEKWYQEVMAGFETSSSPLSPCSSPPPLPAKAHSSQKSLQVYRAKLEGDSAALPPRMKSSTPSSSQLNISALGRSPSPKGPPHAQSHAGSLPRNLAATLQDIETKRQLALQQKGQQVIEEQKRRLAELKQKAAAEAQSQWEALHGQPPFPTSYPPLMHHSILHHHHAHSVGPRAEELDHAYDTLSLESSDSMETSISTGTNSACSPDNMSSTSGMDAGKIEEMEKMLKEAHAEKSRLMESREREMELRRQALEDERRRREQLERRLQDETTRRQKLVEKEVKLREKHFSQARPLTRYLPIRKEDFDLRLHIESSGHSVDTCYHVILTEKMCKGYLVKMGGKIKSWKKRWFVFDRMKRTLSYYVDKHETKLKGVIYFQAIEEVYYDHLRSAAKSPNPALTFCVKTHDRLYYVVAPSAEAMRIWMDVIVTGAEGYTQFMS; encoded by the exons ATGCTGGGGAGCGTGGTCCACCCGCGGGCGGGCAGCACTTGCCGGCCCCGGCAGCTtgtgggggctgcggggactCTGCCACGGAGGCTCCCGCTCAGCACCCGCTCCAGGACGGGGTGGCAG CCCGTGCCTGGTATCGCCAGGAGCCTGCGTGCAGGCACCATGGAGGCACCCAGCAGGAGCGCCGCCAGCCCAACCCGCAGGGTGCAGACCATCATCCAG AACAGCCCCCTGGACCTGATCGACACGGGCAAGGGGCTGAAGGTGCAGACGGAGAAGCCCCACTTGGTGAGCCTGGGCAGCGGCCGCCTGAGCACTGCCATCACCCTGCTGCCCCTGGAGGAAG GGAGGACCACGATCGGCACGGCTGCGAAGGACATCGTCCTGCAGGGCCCTGGGCTGGCTCCTGAGCACTGCTACATCGAGAACACGCGGGGCACGCTCACCCTGCACCCCTGTGGCAACGCCTGCGCCATCGATGGAGTAAAGATCCAGCGGCCCACGCGCCTCACCCAAG GTTGCACCATCTGCCTGGGCCAGGCGACCTTCCTGCGCTTCAACCACCCTGCTGAAGCCAAGTGGATGAAGAGCATGATCCCGGCAGGGGGCAGGAGCCCCGCCGCCGTCTACGGGCTGCCAGCGA AGCCCGAGGCCCTGGTGAACGGCGGCCGCCCGCTGCCCCTGCACGAGCTGGCGGCGGGGGAGCGCGCCCAGCCCAGCCACAGCTCCCTGGTGAGCTCCATCGAGAAGGACCTGCAGGACATCATGGACTcgctggtgctggaggagccgGCGTCCCCCAGCAAGAAGCCGTCTCCCCGCGGCCCGTCCCCGCTCTGCTCCTCCGTGGTGAACGGGGGTGGGCGCTGCCTCCTGTCCCCCCCGCTGAGCCCCGGCGCCACCTCGGGGGGCTCCAGCTACGAGAACGCCTCGCCGCCCTTCTCGCCTCTCTCCTCGCCCACCAGCAGCGGGGGCTACGCCAGCCACTCgcccagcagccaggagcagggcccGGCCGTGCCCCCCGTGGTGCCGCTCCGCTCCTCCAGCTACAACCACACCGTGCAGCCCCCCTCGCAGCGCCTGCCCGCGCTGCCCTACGGGGGACACGGCGAAACGCGGccggcagagcccccccgagcTTGGCAGGCCGTCCCGGACACCCCCGTGGCCCCCGTTTCCATCGGCCTCGGGGAGCACCGAGCAGGCAGCCCCCGTGCCCAGCCCTCCGGGAGCCCCCGGCtgacccccaggacccctctGGGCTCCTCGGTGCCGCGGGCGCGGGCAGCCCTACAAGAGCGGCCCCCCAGCCCTTTCAGGGAGCCCAGGGACccccaagcccccagccccgcccgGCAGCCCGCAGCCAGGGTGCTCCCAGATGCTTCGGGGCCAGCCAGAGCAGccgcagggctgcagccccccgagAGCCCGCGGGCAGCCCGCAGGACTGTGGAGAGCATGCGGGAGCTGCCCCCGCTGAGCCCCTCCTTGTCCCGCCGGGCTGCCAgcccccgggcagccccggagaccccctccccgcagcccaggctgggcagagaggtTCCCGGGAGCCCCCGCAGCAGGCGCAAGGGCCACGAGGAGccgagccctgcagcagggaggagcagcagggctgggagccccTCGTCTCCGCTGCTGGCAGAGCCGTCCCCGCGCCGCCCCAGCTTCGGCTCCTGCCTGAGCCCCGCGTACAGCCTGGGCTCCCTGGCCATGCCCTCGCCCCGGCAGAGCCCCCGCGCCCAGAGGAAGCTGTCGGGGGACGTGCGGCTGCCCGCGGGCGTGCGGGAGCGCAAGAACAGCATCACCGAGATCAGCGACAACGAGGACGAGCTGCTGGAGTACCACCGGCGGCAGCGCGAGGAGCGGATGCGGGAGCAGGAGATGGAGCGCCTG GAGCGGCAGCGCCTGGAGACCATCCTCAACCTCTGCGCCGAGTACACCAAGACGGATGGCGCGGAGCTGGGCCATGCGCCCCGGCTCCTGGCCGGGGATGGGGACGCTGGCCGGcaggcacccaggggtgcccccGAGGAGCTGGGCGTGCTGCGGCAGAGGGAGAGCCTGGAGAGGTCGGATGAGGAGAACCTGAAAGAAGAGTGTAGCAGCACCGAGAGCACCCACCACGAG CATGAGGAGCTGGTGGGTCCCCGTGCCAAGGAGGCACAGCGGCTGGAGGAGGAGCGAGCCTGCGTGCTCAGTCGCCTGGACGAGCTGAAAGGCCACGTCAAGGACCTGGAGCAACagctgcaggagatgctgcGAGAG GCGGAGATGGAGCgggccctgctgcagggcgagcgggaggcggaggcggtgcggctgcagcaggagcaggaggtggtgcagcagctgcaggagaagcTCTCCAGCCTGGACGCCAGCATCCAGAAGGAGCGGGACAAG GAAAGGGCAAAGCTTGATGCTGAAAGGAAGGAGCTAGAGAAACTCCGGGCGCTTTACAATGAGTCGAAGAGCCACCTTGATAACTGCCCTGAGTCTATGCGGGAGCAGTTGCGGGAGCAGATGCGAAGG GAAGCGGAGGCCCTGGAGACGGAGACCAAGCTGTTTGAGGACCTGGAGttccagcagctggagagggAGAGCCGGCTCGAGGAGGAGCGCGAGACAcggagccagcagctgctgcagagcagggctgagtACCACCGCAGCATCGCCCACAGGAAG GACCGGGTGGCTGCCCTGGATGCTCAGGCTGCCCAGATCCATCTGCAGAGCGCCCAGGAGGCTGAACGCCTGGCCAGGGAGAGGAACAgcgtcctgcagctcctgcagaag GAGAAGGAGAAGCTTGTGTCTCTGGAGAGGCGATACCAGCTCGTCACAGGCGGCAGGAGCTTCCCCAAGATGCCCTCGGCACTCAAAGAG GAAACCCTCCATATCTCAGAGCCTTATGAGCTGTTAGAGGGAACTAAGCCCCTGAGCcccctgccaggagcagctgcctccttagcttctcctcctgcccacTCCTACCCCAAGGCGCAAGAG GAGTACATGAGGCTGTCTGACGTTTTCAGGTTCTACAGCAATGCCTATGGCTCCAGCCTGGACACTaaagcttctgctgctgcccctgctgctgctcagcgcTCTTTCTTGCTTGCTGTGCCCTCTGCAGCCAACGAG TACGTGACCGTTGAGCAGCTCTCGGGGATCCTGTGCAGCGTCTGTGCCCCTGCCGCTTCCCCGCTGGGCCGTGCCCCTCCAGCTCCTtcgtctcctcctcctcctcctcctcctgtgctggctctctcttctccctccatCTCCTCAGAG ATGGAGAAGCAGCTCCCAGGGGGCCCAGCGTGGCTCCCGCCTCTTGATTTAGAGAAGTGGTACCAGGAGGTCATGGCTGGCTTTGagacctcctcctcccctctctctccTTGTTCTTCCCCTCCTCCGCTTCCAGCTAAAGCTCACTCTTCTCAAAAGTCTCTCCAG GTCTACCGTGCCAAACTGGAGGGCGACAGCGCCGCGCTCCCCCCTCGGATGAAGAGCAGCACCCCGTCATCCTCGCAGCTCAACATCTCCGCGCTGGGGCGCAGCCCCTCGCCCAAG GGCCCCCCGCACGCCCAGAGCCACGCGGGCAGCTTGCCACGCAACCTGGCGGCCACGCTGCAGGACATCGAGACCAAGCGCCAGCTGGCCCTGCAGCAGAAGG GTCAGCAGGTGATCGAGGAGCAGAAGCGGCGCCTGGCAGAGCTGAAGCAGAAAGCGGCAGCCGAGGCTCAGTCCCAGTGGGAAGCCCTGCACGGGCagccccccttccccacctcctaCCCCCCGCTCATGCATCACTCCATCCTCCATCACCACCATGCCCACAGCGTGGGGCCCCGGGCTGAGGAGCTGGACCACGCGTACGACACCCTCAGCCTGGAGAGCTCGGACAGCATGGAGACCAGCATCTCCACGGGCACCAACTCGGCCTGCTCACCCGATAACATGTCCAG CACGAGCGGGATGGACGCAGGAAAGATCGAGGAGATGGAGAAGATGCTGAAGGAGGCGCACGCCGAGAAGTCGCGGCTCATGGAGTCCCGG gaaCGGGAGATGGAGCTGCGGCGGCAGGCGCTGGAGGACGAGCGGCGGCGCCGGGAGCAGCTGGAGCGCCGGCTGCAGGACGAGACCACACGCCGGCAGaagctggtggagaaggaggtcAAGCTGCGGGAGAAACACTTCTCACAG GCCCGGCCCCTGACACGGTACCTCCCCATCCGCAAGGAGGATTTTGACCTGCGGCTGCACATCGAGTCCTCAGGGCACAGCGTGGACACCTGCTACCATGTCATCCTGACAGAGAAGATGTGCAAGGGCTACCTGGTTAAGATGGGGGGCAAGATAAAGTCTTGGAAGAAACGCTGGTTTGTCTTCGACCGCATGAAGCGCACGCTCTCCTACTACGTGG ATAAACACGAGACAAAGCTGAAGGGCGTCATCTACTTCCAAGCCATCGAAGAGGTTTACTACGACCACCTCCGCAGCGCCGCTAAG